Genomic DNA from bacterium:
ACATGACGAGCGGCGGTACCGAGAGCATCCTGCTCGCGGTCAAGACGGCCCGGGATCACGCGCGAGTGCATCGCCCGGAAATCGTGGATCCGGAAATCGTTCTCCCGGTGACAGCTCACCCTGCCTTTCACAAGGCCGCCCACTACCTGGGGCTGCGCGCCGTCATGACACCGGTTCATCGCGAGGACTTCCGCGCCGACGCGCAGGCGTTCCAGGCTGCGCTCGGGCCGAACACCATCCTCGGAGTTGGCTCGGCACCGAACTTCTCCCATGGCACGATCGATCCCATTGTCGAGATGGCGGCCGAGGCCAGTGCGCGCGGAATCCTGTTTCACGTCGATGCCTGCGTAGGCGGGATCTACCTTTCGTTCATGCGCCGCCTCGGCGAAGTCTCGCACGCCTTCGATTTCTCCATTGAGGGCGTAACGAGCATCTCCGCTGACATGCACAAATACGGCTACGCGCCGAAGAACGCTTCAGTGCTCCTCTATCGGAACCGGGAGCTGCGCAAGCATGCCCTCTTCGTCTGTAGTGGCACGACCGAATACGCCGTCATCAACCCCACCGTTCTGAGCAGCAAATCGACGGGGCCGATCGCGGCTTCGTGGGCCGTGATGCGCCATCTCGGGGAAAAGGGTTACGAGCAGATCGTACGAGAGAGCTGGGATGCCACACGTGCGCTCCTCGACGGCATCGAAGAGATCGATGGGATCGAGGCCCTTGCCGTTCCCGATATGTGCATGTTCACTTTGGGCTCCGAAGAGATCAACATCTTCGAGCTCGATGACGAAATGCAAGCACGAGGTTGGGCCCTGCTTCCCCAGTTCGCGTGCGGCGGAGGCCCCGCCAACCTCCACGTGAGCGTGACGAGCTCGAATGTGCCCCATATCGATCAGCTGCTTCAGGACCTTCGCCAAGCGGTGGCGACCCTCCGCGAGCGCGGCCCCGGCTTCGATCGGGCGGCCATGGCGGAGAAGGTCAACGCCATCAAGGATCAGCCCCTCGAGCAGATCTTCGTGCAGCTCGCGGGCCTGGCAGGCCTCACCGGCGACGGGCTGCCGAAGCAGATGGCGCGGATGAACTCCCTGCTCGATCTCCTCCCAGTGGAAAAGCGCGACGCGCTCATCAACACATTCGTGAACGCGAGCTGATGGGGAGGCCCAGGGATCCCGCCTCCCGTGAACGCATTCTCGCGGTAGCGGCCCGGTTGTTTGCGGAACGCGGATTCGAGGGGACGACGACGCGGGCGATCGCCGCGGAGGTCGGAGCCAACATCGCCACCGTCC
This window encodes:
- a CDS encoding aspartate aminotransferase family protein — its product is MASLEELTEGDVDWHSGRVLTGLYDPGEEAYRLTAEAYTRFLTQNALYINMYPSAGHLERDVVRSVADLLQGDAEVVGNMTSGGTESILLAVKTARDHARVHRPEIVDPEIVLPVTAHPAFHKAAHYLGLRAVMTPVHREDFRADAQAFQAALGPNTILGVGSAPNFSHGTIDPIVEMAAEASARGILFHVDACVGGIYLSFMRRLGEVSHAFDFSIEGVTSISADMHKYGYAPKNASVLLYRNRELRKHALFVCSGTTEYAVINPTVLSSKSTGPIAASWAVMRHLGEKGYEQIVRESWDATRALLDGIEEIDGIEALAVPDMCMFTLGSEEINIFELDDEMQARGWALLPQFACGGGPANLHVSVTSSNVPHIDQLLQDLRQAVATLRERGPGFDRAAMAEKVNAIKDQPLEQIFVQLAGLAGLTGDGLPKQMARMNSLLDLLPVEKRDALINTFVNAS